From Cervus elaphus chromosome 10, mCerEla1.1, whole genome shotgun sequence:
cccccttagCTCCTGCCTCACCCAGAATTGAAGAAGAGTGAAGGAGGGACAGGGCCCAATCTTCTGTAAAGcctgccctccccccagccctccctTCCCTCAAAATAGCAAggttagaaaaaaattaactatgtTGTTCCTCCCCGGGCACTGGACAGAGGCCCCACTGCAGccaagaaggaaggggaggggcagATGAGGGAAAAGGACTTCCCTCTGGAGACAGAGAAGTCCCCCTCCCAGGCAGAGAggccgcccgcccccgcccccggctgGCTGCGGAGAGGGCTGGAGGTAGGTTatggggcagggagaagagaagagcCCTGAAAACCTTTTCCCTTTAACctgacatatttatatatttacagttaTAAGGGTGGGGGGAAGTTTGGGGTGACACTGGTTCTTCAAAGGCAGGGAATGAAAGCCAAATAGCACCCCCGACTTGGTCACCTTTTCCTGCCTCCTAGCTCCTTAAAACCTTCAGTGGGAAAAGGGGAAACAGGAGgtagggggtggagggagggaatgTTTGAGGGTCCTGAGCCCACAGCTCACTGCAGAAAAAGGTGAGGCAGCAGAGCAGGCGCAGCTGGGTCCCACCAAGAGGAAAAGGGCCACCGACGCCCCACCTCTGCACCAGATCCCCACATCTCCACTCGGCCCCGGGGCGGGGGCTATGCCAGACCCATCTCCTCCAGCACACTGCGTGGCGACTCATCCTCCTAaggcagagacagacagagggtgATGGGGAGACACCAGGAGAGacagggtgagggtgaggggcgCGGGGAGGGCAGCAATCACAAGGGCAGACCGGGGTGGGGGGGAACACAGAGAGACacgggggagaggggagagagaagccCAAGTAAGCCCAAGGCTGGAATGGCTGGCGACCCTTCAGGGGAGCACCCCAGCCTCCTGAGACCACCCTGTAGAGCCAACCGAGGCCACCAGGCTGAGTCCACCACCACCCAGAGAACCCAAAGCCAGGAGCTTGGTGAGCAGGGGCCTTGACCTTACTCGctgaagggaagggaggaaaatgggggctgggagggctggGAAACCTGCTTTCCCAGGGCTGGAGGTGGCAGATGGTTGGgtgggaccttttttttttttcctccagagtcAGGGGAGGCGGTAAGAAGTTGGCATCGGGTCCCCGAGGAAAGGTGGACCAGACTGCAGAGAGATGAGTCATAAGGGTCTGAGCAGAGCACTAGTGACAGGGTGGGTGTGTGAGTGCCAGGGcacgtgtggtgtgtgtgtgtgtgtgtgtgtgtgtgtgagtgtgagagagagagaaagagatgagggGAGCTGGACCAGTGAGGTGGCAAGTTAGATTCTACCCTTTCTCCTGCTGCATGGATGAGCCCCCCCCTCTTCTCCCCCTCCTCAGAGCCAGCTCAGGCCGGCTTGCTCATCACTGCAGGTTCCGGTGACTCATCTCCTTGCACCAAGGCTCAGCAGTGGCACAGCAGAGAGGGGGCAGGCAGTAATGGGGTGAGGGCGGGGGTGTCGCATAAAAGAGAGAATCAACAACCAGGTGCCCtcaaccccaccccccaaatcccCAGGGCAAAATTCTGCTTCTCAGCAGCAGAGGCTTTGAGTATGTGTGTCCCTTACAAAAAGGGAAAACCCTACGGAAGAAAAAGAATGACCTATTGTGTGCCCCTTCcccaattctccaggcaaccctAAAGACCAAGAGAAGCATGGGGCAAAGGTGATCTGGCTGGGATGAGACACTCTGGGTCTCGGGAGAAGGACGGGGGAATTGGTCCAGGCAGGCTGTCTGCCACCCCCACTACCTCCTACCCTGAGCAGTCAGGGCTTGAGGGCCAGCTGGCCAGCCTGGCAGCGTGGGGGCCAGACGCCACAGGGAGGGGGGCCATTTCGGTAGCGGCGGGAAGCGGGCAGCTGGGGTCCGCAGGCAAGGGGTCCAGGGTAGGGAGGGCGCCCTCGGCCAcggtcctcttcctcctcctcactgtccCGGACCCGTACCTCCTGCAGTAGGTCCGCCTGCTCGATGGCCTTCAGCACACTCTTCTTGGAGGTGTCCTGGACGTCTCCCCCCATCAGAAACTCATCCAAGATGAAGTAAGCCTTCTCAAAGTTGAAGATGATGTCCAGCTCAcaaacctgggggtggggggaggaggcagaggtgagGGTCAAGGTGCATGCTCCCCCATCACCTgcaccccagcctccccagctCTTTCCCCACCTTGGCTCCGTGGCCTTCATGACCACTCCTCTCCACCTTGGGTTCTCGCCCCAGGTCTATGTCCTCCCAAACCCTAGGCTTTCGTCCTGGGTtcagcttttccttctccttctcttgcGTCTCCCTCTGTGATCGTGAGATATTAGTTGCTCAAGTCTACCCTTGACCCTGACTCCTGTTGCCTTCTCTCCTAAATCTATGGCACAAATCCTACCAGAGGTCGGGTCAGCTTCCCTgcacatccccaccccaccccctgtaCCCCCAGGCGCTGTGACAGAGCAGGGAACTCAGAGACTCTGGATCACCGAATAAATGACTTCAGTTCTAGGCCGCACTCTGACACTAACCAGCTAACTCTtactttagtcactaagtcatgtccgactcttttgtgaccccatatactgtagcctgccaggctcctctgtccatgcgatttcccaggcaagaatactggagtgggttgccatttccttctccaggggatctttccaagccagggatcgaacccacgtctcttgcattggcaggcgaattcttatcaCTGAGCCAGGAAAGCCTAGAAGGAAACCAGCTAACTCTACATgccatttaacttctctgagtctgttttctcttccaaaAATGGAGACACCAACACCTACTCATGGAATGAGGAACAAACAGGAGAACCTGAAAGCTCTTTGTAAACTGTTAAGTAAAACACAAATCATGGAGTTATTACTATTCCCCATCTAAAATATGACCTCACTGCCAGTGCCcagactgtagctcagatcagttcattcagaatctctgggggtgaTACCCAGGCATCgctactgtttaaaaaaaaactctacagAAGACTCCAAAGCAAAGTCAAGGTCAGGAACCACTGATACTATCTGAATGTGGCCTCTGACCTTGTGTGGGAAGTTTGAGTTGAGCTCTAGATGGATTGATTAAGTGGCAGATTCTGGTTCCCACCCTTCTCCCGCGGCGGGtcggtgcgggggggggggggggggggggggggggggggctgatTAAGAGGCATGGCTAATAGGCTTAAGGCTTAAAGAGGGAGATTAATTACTGTTCTCACTGTTCCAACTTCCCCATTCCTGAGACAGGACAGAGACTGGAAGGGTCCCAGAGTCTGGTAGAAAGAGGGGATTGCCAGGCGTGGAAACGGGTGGGTGGAGAGACTTACGCTGCCAAAGTATTTGTCCAGGAGCTCCACATATCGGTGGATCAGCTCCAGTGTGATGAGCTCATTGTCTTGGCCCTCGATGGCACAGCAGAAGTAGAGGCTGGCGTATCTGAGGACAGGGACACAGGAGGGATGGATGGCTGGGAGTGCTGCCGGGGCTGCTTCGGGACCCAGGCATTCTGTGTCCGAACCTCCCGTTTCCCCCCACTCCTGGATCTGTGTCCTTACTGGACACAGGTGGTGTAGCTCCAGGGTAAGCAAAT
This genomic window contains:
- the AP1S1 gene encoding AP-1 complex subunit sigma-1A codes for the protein MMRFMLLFSRQGKLRLQKWYLATSDKERKKMVRELMQVVLARKPKMCSFLEWRDLKVVYKRYASLYFCCAIEGQDNELITLELIHRYVELLDKYFGSVCELDIIFNFEKAYFILDEFLMGGDVQDTSKKSVLKAIEQADLLQEEDESPRSVLEEMGLA